The Brassica napus cultivar Da-Ae chromosome C7, Da-Ae, whole genome shotgun sequence genome has a segment encoding these proteins:
- the LOC106371901 gene encoding RNA polymerase I-specific transcription initiation factor rrn3 isoform X1, which yields MHSTGKGISASRSTPNWLKTTALELDVFQSKKYYIDAELRDTACVSDIREALASAKSEDTHKYTELVQILNTQNKSHVDVVAQQETLLKFLSRSVTFLDAAHHEELLIRILGMKIWDHPPNVVYALLELIISLATTRGKYLNCCLEMLIFNLLSQPHILNKKMREVPSLVHSALHKISYLVPPAPSQILYILVKRMPNIYNKGHGLVTYVDASLKLENSSIGKVVGDRILRVIMLRLLDLDVEIERDDIPQDDSTLGLFDMELEVAVEETMNEGEECPVQSLNQNYSKVSELLDKLMVLSFEHLESCQNAGRLDEVFEILFDLFENLILTTCKPKFPQFLLFYACSLDPEDCGVKFASKLLAIFLSSNKDRVTRTNAVDYLASYLSRGKFLHASFVARILKRLVDECADYCRTYNVGASSGHLVFYSGCQAIMYVLCFRMRSILDVPRFQLLLTPLESVLYHKLNPLKECNPYVVSEFLKQAKAGGLFFVSEAFIFGDLPESETSRAFGGFFSFDPCLFKISNSFISPNFIYWSMVKRTHDEDEAFAEVIVYGDTDNDEDYDDDPVLDNDVKRMSITPKQSYMRDTWRLSKMPSRIRPSTSPSQSL from the exons ATGCATTCTACAGG AAAGGGAATCTCCGCATCGCGTTCAACCCCGAATTGGCTCAAGACCACCGCGCTCGAGCTCGAT GTTTTTCAATCgaagaaatattacatagatgCTGAGTTAAGAGACACAGCTTGTGTGTCTGACATTAGGGAGGCCCTTGCATCAGCCAAAAGT GAGGATACCCATAAGTATACTGAGCTTGTTCAAATACTGAACACTCAAAACAAATCTCATGTCGATGTTGTTGCACAGCAAGAG ACACTCTTGAAATTTCTATCACGCTCTGTTACTTTCTTAGATGCTGCTCACCATGAAGAGCTTCTTATtcgt atTCTTGGAATGAAAATTTGGGATCACCCACCTAATGTAGTATATGCATTGCTGGAGCTAATTATATCACTG GCCACTACTAGGGGAAAGTATCTGAATTGTTGTTTGGAGATGCTCATATTTAATTTACTCTCGCAACCCCACATACTCAATAAGAAGATGCGGGAAGTTCCTTCCTTGGTGCACTCTGCTCTTCACAAGATTTCTTATTTAGTTCCCCCGGCTCCCTCTCAAATACTTTACATACTCGTCAAGAGAATGCCTAACATATACAACAAAGGCCAT GGTTTAGTGACATATGTGGATGCCTCGTTGAAGTTGGAGAACAGCTCAATCGGAAAGGTTGTTGGCGACCGGATCCTTAGGGTGATAATGCTGAGGTTGCTAGATCTTGAT GTGGAAATTGAGCGGGATGATATTCCCCAAGATGACTCCACTTTAGGCTTGTTTGATATGGAACTTGAAGTTGCAGTTGAAGAGACCATGAATGAAGGAGAGGAG TGTCCAGTGCAGTCTCTAAATCAGAATTATTCAAAAGTCTCCGAGTTGCTGGACAAATTAATGGTCCTATCTTTTGAGCATCTTGAATCCTGTCAAAATGCTGGTCGTCTGGATGAG GTGTTTGAAATTCTTTTCGACTTGTTTGAGAACTTAATTCTGACGACGTGCAAACCAAAATTTCCACAG TTCCTGTTGTTCTATGCGTGCTCACTAGATCCTGAAGATTGTGGTGTGAAATTTGCCAGTAAGCTGTTGGCCATATTTCTCTCCAGCAACAAAGATCGAGTTACTAG GACGAATGCAGTGGATTATCTAGCCAGCTACTTGTCTCGTGGAAAGTTTTTGCATGCTTCTTTTGTGGCTAGAATTTTAAAAAG ACTGGTGGATGAGTGTGCGGATTACTGCAGAACATACAATGTTGGTGCTTCTTCTGGCCATCTAGTTTTCTATTCTGGATGTCAG GCAATCATGTACGTGCTATGCTTCCGAATGAGATCAATCCTAGATGTTCCTCGCTTCCAGTTGCTGCTTACACCGCTGGAGTCGGTTTTATATCACAAACTAAACCCGTTGAAG GAGTGCAATCCATATGTAGTTTCTGAGTTCCTTAAACAAGCCAAAGCTGGTGGTCTGTTCTTTGTCTCGGAAGCCTTCATTTTCGGTGACCTACCTGAGTCTGAGACCTCTCGTGCTTTTGGTGGCTTCTTCTCCTTCGACCCGTGCTTGTTCAAAATCTCCAACAG CTTTATCTCTCCGAACTTTATATACTGGTCAATGGTGAAAAGGACTCATGACGAAGATGAAGCTTTTGCGGAAGTCATAGTGTATGGAGATACAGACAATGATGAGGACTACGATGATGACCCCGTTCTTGATAACGACGTGAAGAGGATGTCTATAACTCCTAAGCAGTCTTACATGCGGGACACATGGAGACTCTCGAAGATGCCTTCGAGAATCAGACCATCAACAAGTCCAAGCCAATCCCTCTGA
- the LOC106371901 gene encoding RNA polymerase I-specific transcription initiation factor rrn3 isoform X2: MKIWDHPPNVVYALLELIISLATTRGKYLNCCLEMLIFNLLSQPHILNKKMREVPSLVHSALHKISYLVPPAPSQILYILVKRMPNIYNKGHGLVTYVDASLKLENSSIGKVVGDRILRVIMLRLLDLDVEIERDDIPQDDSTLGLFDMELEVAVEETMNEGEECPVQSLNQNYSKVSELLDKLMVLSFEHLESCQNAGRLDEVFEILFDLFENLILTTCKPKFPQFLLFYACSLDPEDCGVKFASKLLAIFLSSNKDRVTRTNAVDYLASYLSRGKFLHASFVARILKRLVDECADYCRTYNVGASSGHLVFYSGCQAIMYVLCFRMRSILDVPRFQLLLTPLESVLYHKLNPLKECNPYVVSEFLKQAKAGGLFFVSEAFIFGDLPESETSRAFGGFFSFDPCLFKISNSFISPNFIYWSMVKRTHDEDEAFAEVIVYGDTDNDEDYDDDPVLDNDVKRMSITPKQSYMRDTWRLSKMPSRIRPSTSPSQSL; encoded by the exons ATGAAAATTTGGGATCACCCACCTAATGTAGTATATGCATTGCTGGAGCTAATTATATCACTG GCCACTACTAGGGGAAAGTATCTGAATTGTTGTTTGGAGATGCTCATATTTAATTTACTCTCGCAACCCCACATACTCAATAAGAAGATGCGGGAAGTTCCTTCCTTGGTGCACTCTGCTCTTCACAAGATTTCTTATTTAGTTCCCCCGGCTCCCTCTCAAATACTTTACATACTCGTCAAGAGAATGCCTAACATATACAACAAAGGCCAT GGTTTAGTGACATATGTGGATGCCTCGTTGAAGTTGGAGAACAGCTCAATCGGAAAGGTTGTTGGCGACCGGATCCTTAGGGTGATAATGCTGAGGTTGCTAGATCTTGAT GTGGAAATTGAGCGGGATGATATTCCCCAAGATGACTCCACTTTAGGCTTGTTTGATATGGAACTTGAAGTTGCAGTTGAAGAGACCATGAATGAAGGAGAGGAG TGTCCAGTGCAGTCTCTAAATCAGAATTATTCAAAAGTCTCCGAGTTGCTGGACAAATTAATGGTCCTATCTTTTGAGCATCTTGAATCCTGTCAAAATGCTGGTCGTCTGGATGAG GTGTTTGAAATTCTTTTCGACTTGTTTGAGAACTTAATTCTGACGACGTGCAAACCAAAATTTCCACAG TTCCTGTTGTTCTATGCGTGCTCACTAGATCCTGAAGATTGTGGTGTGAAATTTGCCAGTAAGCTGTTGGCCATATTTCTCTCCAGCAACAAAGATCGAGTTACTAG GACGAATGCAGTGGATTATCTAGCCAGCTACTTGTCTCGTGGAAAGTTTTTGCATGCTTCTTTTGTGGCTAGAATTTTAAAAAG ACTGGTGGATGAGTGTGCGGATTACTGCAGAACATACAATGTTGGTGCTTCTTCTGGCCATCTAGTTTTCTATTCTGGATGTCAG GCAATCATGTACGTGCTATGCTTCCGAATGAGATCAATCCTAGATGTTCCTCGCTTCCAGTTGCTGCTTACACCGCTGGAGTCGGTTTTATATCACAAACTAAACCCGTTGAAG GAGTGCAATCCATATGTAGTTTCTGAGTTCCTTAAACAAGCCAAAGCTGGTGGTCTGTTCTTTGTCTCGGAAGCCTTCATTTTCGGTGACCTACCTGAGTCTGAGACCTCTCGTGCTTTTGGTGGCTTCTTCTCCTTCGACCCGTGCTTGTTCAAAATCTCCAACAG CTTTATCTCTCCGAACTTTATATACTGGTCAATGGTGAAAAGGACTCATGACGAAGATGAAGCTTTTGCGGAAGTCATAGTGTATGGAGATACAGACAATGATGAGGACTACGATGATGACCCCGTTCTTGATAACGACGTGAAGAGGATGTCTATAACTCCTAAGCAGTCTTACATGCGGGACACATGGAGACTCTCGAAGATGCCTTCGAGAATCAGACCATCAACAAGTCCAAGCCAATCCCTCTGA